In a genomic window of Phragmites australis chromosome 14, lpPhrAust1.1, whole genome shotgun sequence:
- the LOC133890793 gene encoding glycolate oxidase 5-like, with translation MGEITNVTEYQAIAKQKLPKMIYDYYASGAEDEWTLQENREAFSRILFRPRILIDVSKIDMTATVLGFKISMPIMIAPSAMQKMAHPDGEYATARAASAADTIMTLSSWATSSVEEVASTGPGIRFFQLYVYKDKKVVEQLVRRAERAGFKAIALTVDTPRLGRREADIKNRFVLPPYLTLKNFEGLDLGKMDQAADSGLASYVAGQIDRTLSWKDVKWLQTITTLPILVKGVITAEDSRLAVENGAAGIIVSNHGARQLDYVPATISALEEVVKAARGQIPVFLDGGVRRGTDVFKALALGAAGVFIGRPVVFSLAAAGEAGVRNVLRMLREEFELTMALSGCTSLADITRNHVITDSDKLGVMPSRL, from the exons ATGGGGGAGATCACCAATGTCACGGAGTACCAGGCCATCGCCAAGCAGAAACTTCCGAAGATGATATACGACTATTACGCGTCCGGCGCCGAGGATGAGTGGACTCTTCAAGAGAACAGGGAGGCCTTCTCCAGGATCTT GTTTCGTCCACGCATACTAATCGATGTATCCAAGATCGACATGACCGCAACCGTGCTGGGATTCAAGATCTCAATGCCCATCATGATTGCTCCCTCTGCCATGCAGAAGATGGCTCACCCAGATG GAGAGTACGCAACTGCACGCGCAGCATCAGCAGCAGACACTATAATG ACATTGTCATCCTGGGCTACTTCAAGCGTTGAGGAGGTTGCGTCAACTGGACCAGGGATTCGTTTCTTCCAACTATAt GTCTACAAGGACAAGAAAGTGGTGGAGCAGCTTGTGAGGAGAGCTGAAAGGGCTGGATTCAAGGCAATAGCGCTTACTGTGGACACTCCGCGCCTTGGCCGCAGGGAAGCTGATATCAAGAACAG ATTTGTTCTGCCACCGTATCTGACGCTCAAGAACTTCGAAGGTTTGGACCTCGGCAAAATGGACCAG GCTGCTGATTCAGGGCTGGCTTCCTATGTCGCCGGCCAGATCGACCGCACCCTTAGCTGGAAG GATGTGAAGTGGCTGCAGACCATCACCACGCTGCCGATCCTGGTCAAGGGGGTGATCACAGCCGAAGACT CTAGGCTGGCGGTGGAGAACGGCGCGGCGGGGATCATCGTGTCCAACCACGGCGCGCGCCAGCTGGACTACGTCCCGGCGACCATCAGCGCGCTGGAGGAGGTCGTCAAGGCGGCCCGCGGGCAGATCCCCGTGTTCCTCGACGGCGGCGTCCGTCGCGGCACCGACGTCTTCAAGGCGCTCGCACTCGGCGCCGCCGGCGTCTTC ATCGGGAGGCCGGTGGTGTTCtcgctggcggcggcgggcgaggCCGGCGTGCGGAATGTGCTGCGGATGCTGCGGGAGGAGTTCGAGCTCACCATGGCGCTCAGCGGCTGCACCTCGCTCGCCGACATCACCCGCAACCACGTCATCACCGACTCCGACAAGCTCGGCGTCATGCCGTCGCGCTTGTAA
- the LOC133890795 gene encoding protein TIFY 5-like, with the protein MEGRRDDVTGGAAAHGQRHCCRRRGGGGSGDESEGSSSGVELSLRLRTGDTTPAAAAAAARRSMTIFYNGRVCAVDVTEIQARAIISMANKEILAYQQQLRRDDGRQQDSDSGGSNAMERCARDGHLRPAAASPAGTPRQGQGLAVAAAPVIDQAATGLSMKRSLQRFLQKRKARTAAAVAPPYAGGRQAQATRH; encoded by the exons ATGGAGGGCAGGAGGGACGACGTCACCGGAGGAGCGGCGGCGCATGGACAACGGCACTGCTGTCGTCgtcgcggcggtggcggcagcggtGATGAGAGTGAGGGGAGTAGTAGCGGTGTTGAGCTCAGCCTCCGGCTGAGGACGGGGGATActactccggcggcggcggcggcggcggcgaggaggagcatgACCATATTCTACAACGGCCGGGTGTGCGCCGTCGACGTCACCGAGATCCAG GCAAGGGCGATCATATCCATGGCGAACAAGGAGATCTTGGCCTACCAGCAGCAGCTGCGCAGAGACGACGGCCGCCAGCAGGACAGTGACAGCGGCGGCAGCAACGCCATGGAGCGATGCGCGCGCGACGGCCACCTGAGACCAGCGGCGGCGTCGCCGGCTGGTACTCCCCGGCAGGGCCAGGGACTCGCGGTGGCGGCCGCGCCGGTTATCGACCAAGCGGCCACGGGACTGTCCATGAAGCGGTCGCTGCAGCGGTTCCTGCAGAAGCGCAAGGCGAGgacggccgccgccgtcgctccGCCCTACGCCGGCGGCCGGCAGGCTCAGGCAACGAGACACTAG
- the LOC133890794 gene encoding peroxisomal membrane protein 13-like — MAGSPPKPWERSGAEGASGPAPFKPPSGGSTSDVVEASGTAKPGENVTATETNVSATVNSTISRPMPQRPWQQTGYGNTYGGYGGSNMYGSYGGYGSSGGLYGNSMHSNYGGGYGGGLYGSGMGGYGGGMYGGGMGGYGGYGTGGMGGMGMGPHGNLGPNSCGPPASPPGFWVSFLRVMHGVVNFFGRISFLVEQNTQASYFFMTAMLQLFERSGMLYGELARFVLRLLGVRRKPKKGSVQGPEATTFEGPGHQFIEAPKANNWDNVWGN, encoded by the exons ATGGCAG GTTCACCACCAAAGCCATGGGAGCGATCTGGAGCTGAGGGTGCATCCGGTCCAGCACCGTTCAAGCCCCCATCCGGTGGCAGCACTAGCGATGTCGTAGAAGCTTCTGGTACAGCTAAGCCTGGAGAAAATGTCACTGCTACAGAGACGAATGTCTCTGCCACTGTAAATAGCACCATCTCGAGGCCTATGCCACAACGCCCTTGGCAGCAGACAGGCTATGGAAATACTTACGGAG GTTACGGTGGATCCAATATGTATGGTTCATATGGTGGATATGGCAGCAGTGGTGGGCTCTACGGAAATAGCATGCACTCGAATTACGGAGGAGGTTATGGTGGTGGCCTTTACGGCAGTGGGATGGGAGGATATGGTGGAGGCATGTACGGTGGTGGGATGGGAGGATATGGTGGTTACGGCACGGGTGGAATGGGTGGTATGGGCATGGGTCCTCATGGTAATCTGGGTCCAAATTCATGTGGCCCTCCTGCATCGCCACCAGGTTTCTGGGTGTCCTTCCTAAGAGTG ATGCATGGTGTTGTCAATTTCTTTGGGCGAATCTCATTCCTTGTTGAACAGAACACTCAAGCATCCTATTTTTTCATGACAGCTATGCTGCAG CTCTTCGAGCGGTCTGGTATGCTTTATGGCGAACTTGCACGGTTTGTGTTGCGTCTGCTAGGAGTCCGAAGGAAGCCAAAGAAAGGCAGTGTTCAGGGACCAGAAGCCACGACATTCGAGGGACCTGGCCACCAGTTTATTGAGGCACCTAAAGCAAACAACTGGGACAACGTTTGGGGAAACTAA